The proteins below are encoded in one region of Salmo salar chromosome ssa02, Ssal_v3.1, whole genome shotgun sequence:
- the LOC106588346 gene encoding probable ATP-dependent RNA helicase DDX5 isoform X2: MPGFSDRDRGRDRGYGGAPRFGGGGGSRGGPPQGKFGNPGERLRKKHWNMDELPKFEKNFYQEHPDVTRRPPQEVENYLRSKEVTVKGRDCPKPMMKFHEANFPNYVMDVIVKQGWAEPTPIQAQGWPLALSGKDMVGIAQTGSGKTLAYLLPAIVHIQHQPFLEHGDGPICLVLAPTRELAQQVQQVAAEYGRASRLKSVCVYGGAPKGPQIRDLERGVEICIATPGRLIDFLEAGKTNLRRCTYLVLDEADRMLDMGFEPQIRKIVDQIRPDRQTLMWSATWPKEVRQLAEDFLKQYVQINVGALQLSANHNILQIVDVCNDGEKDDKLLRLLEEIMSEKENKTIIFTETKRRCDELTRRMRRDGWPAMGIHGDKSQQERDWVLNEFKYGKAPILIATDVASRGLDVEDVKFVINYDYPNSSEDYIHRIGRTARSQKTGTAYTFFTPNNMKQASDLIAVLREANQAINPKLLQMAEARGGNSYGGSWRGGKRWL, translated from the exons ATGCCCGGATTTTCCGACAGAGATCGTGGCAGAGACAGGGG GTATGGAGGTGCACCTCGTTTTGGAGGCGGTGGTGGCAGTAGGGGTGGACCCCCCCAGGGGAAATTTGGCAACCCAGGTGAAAGGCTGCGTAAAAAACACTGGAACATGGATGAGCTCCCAAAGTTTGAGAAGAACTTCTACCAGGAGCACCCGGATGTGACCCGCAGACCACCT CAAGAGGTGGAGAACTACCTGAGAAGTAAAGAAGTAACAGTGAAAGGCAGAGACTGCCCCAAGCCCATGATGAAGTTTCATGAGGCCAATTTTCCAA ATTATGTGATGGATGTGATTGTCAAACAAGGATGGGCTGAGCCAACTCCTATCCAGGCTCAGGGCTGGCCTCTGGCCCTCAGTGGGAAAGACATGGTGGGCATCGCCCAGACAGGCTCCGGGAAAACCCTTGCT TATCTGCTGCCTGCAATCGTGCACATTCAACACCAGCCATTCTTGGAGCATGGAGACGGGCCTATA TGTTTGGTGCTGGCCCCGACCCGTGAGCTGGCCCAGCAGGTGCAGCAGGTTGCCGCTGAGTATGGCAGGGCCTCCCGTCTGAAGTCAGTCTGCGTCTATGGTGGAGCCCCCAAAGGACCCCAGATTCGGGACCTTGAGCGAG GTGTTGAGATCTGTATTGCCACCCCAGGGCGCCTCATTGACTTCCTGGAGGCTGGGAAGACCAACCTTCGCAGGTGTACCTACCTTGTGCTGGACGAGGCTGACCGTATGCTGGACATGGGCTTCGAGCCCCAAATCCGCAAAATTGTGGACCAAATTAGA ccggatcgtcagacCCTCATGTGGAGTGCCACCTGGCCCAAGGAGGTGCGTCAGCTGGCTGAGGACTTCCTGAAGCAGTATGTCCAGATCAACGTGGGTGCTCTGCAGCTCAGCGCCAACCACAACATCCTGCAGATAGTGGACGTGTGCAACGACGGAGAGAAGGATGACAA ACTCCTCCGGCTGCTGGAAGAGATCATGAGCGAGAAAGAGAACAAGACCATCATATTTACCGAGACCAAGAGACGCTGCGATGAGCTCACCAGGAGGATGAGACGAGATGG CTGGCCAGCAATGGGTATCCACGGAGACAAGAGCCAGCAGGAGAGGGACTGGGTTCTCAATG AGTTCAAATACGGCAAGGCCCCCATCCTCATCGCCACTGACGTGGCCTCCCGCGGTCTAG ATGTGGAGGATGTGAAATTTGTCATAAATTATGACTATCCTAACTCCTCTGAGGACTATATCCACCGCATTGGACGCACGGCCCGCAGTCAAAAAACGGGCACCGCCTACACCTTCTTCACCCCCAACAACATGAAACAGGCCAGTGACCTCATAGCTGTGCTCCGTGAAGCTAACCAGGCTATCAACCCCAAGCTTCTCCAGATGGCAGAGGCCAGAGGAGGTAATTCCTATGGCGG gTCGTGGAGGGGGGGGAAGAGGTGGCTTTAG
- the LOC106588346 gene encoding probable ATP-dependent RNA helicase DDX5 isoform X1, translated as MPGFSDRDRGRDRGYGGAPRFGGGGGSRGGPPQGKFGNPGERLRKKHWNMDELPKFEKNFYQEHPDVTRRPPQEVENYLRSKEVTVKGRDCPKPMMKFHEANFPNYVMDVIVKQGWAEPTPIQAQGWPLALSGKDMVGIAQTGSGKTLAYLLPAIVHIQHQPFLEHGDGPICLVLAPTRELAQQVQQVAAEYGRASRLKSVCVYGGAPKGPQIRDLERGVEICIATPGRLIDFLEAGKTNLRRCTYLVLDEADRMLDMGFEPQIRKIVDQIRPDRQTLMWSATWPKEVRQLAEDFLKQYVQINVGALQLSANHNILQIVDVCNDGEKDDKLLRLLEEIMSEKENKTIIFTETKRRCDELTRRMRRDGWPAMGIHGDKSQQERDWVLNEFKYGKAPILIATDVASRGLDVEDVKFVINYDYPNSSEDYIHRIGRTARSQKTGTAYTFFTPNNMKQASDLIAVLREANQAINPKLLQMAEARGGRGGGGRGGFRDDRRDRYSGGRSYGGGGGGGSYRDKDSDRGFGGGPKSAFGAKTQNGGGYGGSTYDKGASSGGSYGNSYSSNGQASFGATNQVGAFGGQNFQAPPQFGATQAAAPNGMGRPPFPFNPQAQQTQQPPPMVPYSMPPPFPQ; from the exons ATGCCCGGATTTTCCGACAGAGATCGTGGCAGAGACAGGGG GTATGGAGGTGCACCTCGTTTTGGAGGCGGTGGTGGCAGTAGGGGTGGACCCCCCCAGGGGAAATTTGGCAACCCAGGTGAAAGGCTGCGTAAAAAACACTGGAACATGGATGAGCTCCCAAAGTTTGAGAAGAACTTCTACCAGGAGCACCCGGATGTGACCCGCAGACCACCT CAAGAGGTGGAGAACTACCTGAGAAGTAAAGAAGTAACAGTGAAAGGCAGAGACTGCCCCAAGCCCATGATGAAGTTTCATGAGGCCAATTTTCCAA ATTATGTGATGGATGTGATTGTCAAACAAGGATGGGCTGAGCCAACTCCTATCCAGGCTCAGGGCTGGCCTCTGGCCCTCAGTGGGAAAGACATGGTGGGCATCGCCCAGACAGGCTCCGGGAAAACCCTTGCT TATCTGCTGCCTGCAATCGTGCACATTCAACACCAGCCATTCTTGGAGCATGGAGACGGGCCTATA TGTTTGGTGCTGGCCCCGACCCGTGAGCTGGCCCAGCAGGTGCAGCAGGTTGCCGCTGAGTATGGCAGGGCCTCCCGTCTGAAGTCAGTCTGCGTCTATGGTGGAGCCCCCAAAGGACCCCAGATTCGGGACCTTGAGCGAG GTGTTGAGATCTGTATTGCCACCCCAGGGCGCCTCATTGACTTCCTGGAGGCTGGGAAGACCAACCTTCGCAGGTGTACCTACCTTGTGCTGGACGAGGCTGACCGTATGCTGGACATGGGCTTCGAGCCCCAAATCCGCAAAATTGTGGACCAAATTAGA ccggatcgtcagacCCTCATGTGGAGTGCCACCTGGCCCAAGGAGGTGCGTCAGCTGGCTGAGGACTTCCTGAAGCAGTATGTCCAGATCAACGTGGGTGCTCTGCAGCTCAGCGCCAACCACAACATCCTGCAGATAGTGGACGTGTGCAACGACGGAGAGAAGGATGACAA ACTCCTCCGGCTGCTGGAAGAGATCATGAGCGAGAAAGAGAACAAGACCATCATATTTACCGAGACCAAGAGACGCTGCGATGAGCTCACCAGGAGGATGAGACGAGATGG CTGGCCAGCAATGGGTATCCACGGAGACAAGAGCCAGCAGGAGAGGGACTGGGTTCTCAATG AGTTCAAATACGGCAAGGCCCCCATCCTCATCGCCACTGACGTGGCCTCCCGCGGTCTAG ATGTGGAGGATGTGAAATTTGTCATAAATTATGACTATCCTAACTCCTCTGAGGACTATATCCACCGCATTGGACGCACGGCCCGCAGTCAAAAAACGGGCACCGCCTACACCTTCTTCACCCCCAACAACATGAAACAGGCCAGTGACCTCATAGCTGTGCTCCGTGAAGCTAACCAGGCTATCAACCCCAAGCTTCTCCAGATGGCAGAGGCCAGAGGAG gTCGTGGAGGGGGGGGAAGAGGTGGCTTTAGGGATGACCGACGAGATAGGTATTCTGGGGGGAGGAGttacggtggtggtggtggtggtggtagttacaGGGACAAGGATAGCGACAGGGGGTTTGGTGGGGGACCAAAGAGTGCCTTTGGCGCAAAAACCCAAAACGGAGGGGGCTACGGGGGTAGCACCTATGACAAGGGCGCTAGCTCTGGCGGTAGCTACGGCAACAGCTACAGCAGCAACGGACAGGCTAGCTTCGGCGCCACCAATCAGGTGGGTGCGTTCGGTGGCCAGAACTTCCAGGCCCCTCCACAGTTTGGAGCCACACAGGCGGCCGCCCCAAACGGCATGGGTCGCCCACCGTTTCCCTTTAACCCACAGGCGCAGCAGACCCAACAACCCCCACCCATGGTACCCTACTCAATGCCTCCACCTTTCCCACAGTAA
- the LOC106586546 gene encoding DNA polymerase subunit gamma-2, mitochondrial isoform X2, whose translation MRPWRLSRGDAELLQTHKGARNKLQCRDGRKPVVPYAVSITGNVERGLLAYLYNSFQQVKKVDSKQRLQQRKVLKLHPILSPVKVALDMGRGATVELRQVCESLLQEFLEGGVSAWPGYLETMPTSMEQLNIKYDEMGVLFTVISDNMLESGLLQVRSRDTTIKETMHISEVKKFLRRTYEPMREL comes from the exons ATGAGGCCCTGGAGACTGAGTCGAGGGGACGCAGAGCTGCTGCAGACGCACAAGGGTGCTCGCAACAAACTACAG TGCCGAGATGGGAGGAAGCCAGTCGTCCCCTATGCCGTCTCCATAACTGGAAACGTAGAGCGAGGACTGTTGGCGTACCTGTACAACTCATTCCAGCAAGTGAAGAAAGTCGACAGCAAACAGAGGCTACAGCAGAGAAAG GTTTTGAAGCTCCATCCTATTTTGTCTCCAGTTAAAGTGGCCTTGGACATGGGAAGGGGAGCCACTGTGGAACTAAGACAG GTTTGTGAAAGCTTGCTGCAGGAGTTCTTGGAAGGGGGAGTCTCTGCATGGCCTGGATATCTCGAAACCATGCCAACCTCAATGGAGCAGCTGAACATAAA GTATGATGAGATGGGGGTGCTGTTCACTGTGATCAGTGACAACATGCTTGAGAGTGGCCTACTGCAGGTGCGCAGCCGCGACACCACCATTAAGGAGACCATGCACATCTCCGAGGTCAAGAAGTTTCTGCGCAGAACATATGAGCCAATGAGGGAGTTATAG
- the LOC106586546 gene encoding DNA polymerase subunit gamma-2, mitochondrial isoform X1: MRPWRLSRGDAELLQTHKGARNKLQASCRDGRKPVVPYAVSITGNVERGLLAYLYNSFQQVKKVDSKQRLQQRKVLKLHPILSPVKVALDMGRGATVELRQVCESLLQEFLEGGVSAWPGYLETMPTSMEQLNIKYDEMGVLFTVISDNMLESGLLQVRSRDTTIKETMHISEVKKFLRRTYEPMREL; the protein is encoded by the exons ATGAGGCCCTGGAGACTGAGTCGAGGGGACGCAGAGCTGCTGCAGACGCACAAGGGTGCTCGCAACAAACTACAGGCCAGT TGCCGAGATGGGAGGAAGCCAGTCGTCCCCTATGCCGTCTCCATAACTGGAAACGTAGAGCGAGGACTGTTGGCGTACCTGTACAACTCATTCCAGCAAGTGAAGAAAGTCGACAGCAAACAGAGGCTACAGCAGAGAAAG GTTTTGAAGCTCCATCCTATTTTGTCTCCAGTTAAAGTGGCCTTGGACATGGGAAGGGGAGCCACTGTGGAACTAAGACAG GTTTGTGAAAGCTTGCTGCAGGAGTTCTTGGAAGGGGGAGTCTCTGCATGGCCTGGATATCTCGAAACCATGCCAACCTCAATGGAGCAGCTGAACATAAA GTATGATGAGATGGGGGTGCTGTTCACTGTGATCAGTGACAACATGCTTGAGAGTGGCCTACTGCAGGTGCGCAGCCGCGACACCACCATTAAGGAGACCATGCACATCTCCGAGGTCAAGAAGTTTCTGCGCAGAACATATGAGCCAATGAGGGAGTTATAG
- the srp68 gene encoding signal recognition particle subunit SRP68 isoform X2: MALDKQNEGKILPMDENKENTTEDGIGLEILQIIKDSQQQHGLRHGDYQRYRGYCSRRLRRLRKTLGFKCGNRHKFTGKKVTVEMLSDKRYSDNRYLLLVLMEAERAWSYAMQLKQEANTEPRKRFHLLSRLRKAAKHGERLEKLCESPRVDAKTKLEAQAYTSYLSGMVRFELQEWKAAMEAFNKCKTIYEKLASAFTEELAVLYHQRVEEISPNIRYCAYNIGDQNAMNELMQMRLSAGGGGGMMAEKLEALITQTRAKQAATMSEVEWRGRTVPVKIDKARIFLLGLGDNEAAIAQAANEETKERLYETLLAECRDTIQAVREELKTEAKQRERSDEASGKVSNLQFLHSYLTYIKLWTVVKRNESMAHMLQAKLKEPQTDENKRGPRPQDLIRLYDIILQSLAELSTLQGLEEDHTFQKEVALKMLVYKAYRCFFIAQSYVLVKKWSEALVLYERVLKYAMEVQSKAKSLNNSLKGVGPTRVTTASMRLCMTDSASVWNSGGI, translated from the exons ATGGCCTTAGACAAGCAAAATGAAGGAAAAATATTGCCTATGGATGAGAATAAAGAAAATACAACGGAAGATGGAATAGGACTGGAGA TTCTTCAGATCATCAAGGATTCCCAGCAACAACATGGCTTGCGACACGGGGATTATCAAAGATACAG GGGATACTGCTCCCGGCGCTTGCGTCGTTTGCGCAAGACCCTGGGCTTCAAGTGCGGCAACAGGCACAAGTTCACTGGGAAAAAAGTGACTGTCGAGATGCTCTCTGACAAGCGGTACTCTGACAACAG ATATCTACTGTTGGTACTGATGGAGGCTGAGCGGGCGTGGAGCTACGCCATGCAGCTGAAGCAGGAGGCCAACACAGAGCCCCGCAAGCGCTTCCACCTGCTGTCCCGCCTGCGGAAGGCCGCCAAACATGGCGAGAGGCTGGAGAAGCTGTGTGAGAGCCCTCGTGTGGATGCCAAGACCAAACTGGAAGCACAG GCCTACACCTCCTACCTGAGTGGCATGGTGCGCTTTGAGCTGCAGGAGTGGAAGGCTGCCATGGAGGCCTTCAACAAGTGCAA GACCATCTATGAGAAGCTGGCCAGTGCCTTTACTGAGGAGCTGGCAGTGCTGTATCACCAGCGTGTGGAGGAGATCTCACCCAACATCCGCTACTGTGCTTACAACATAG GTGACCAGAACGCCATGAATGAGCTGATGCAGATGAGGCTGagtgcaggaggaggaggaggcatgatgGCTGAGAAACTAGAG GCCCTGATCACACAGACGAGAGCCAAGCAGGCAGCCACCATGAGCGAGGTGGAGTGGCGAGGCCGAACGGTGCCCGTCAAGATCGACAAGGCCCGCATCTTCCTGCTGGGCCTGGGAGACAACGAGGCTGCCATCGCCCAG GCAGCCAATGAGGAGACCAAGGAACGTCTGTATGAGACCCTACTAGCCGAGTGCAGAGACACCATCCAGGCTGTGAGAGAGGAGCTGAAAACTGAAGCG AAGCAGCGAGAGAGATCTGATGAAGCCAGTGGGAAGGTGTCCAACCTGCAGTTCCTGCACAG CTACCTGACCTACATCAAGCTGTGGACGGTGGTGAAGAGGAACGAGAGCATGGCCCACATGCTGCAGGCCAAGCTGAAGGAGCCGCAGACAGACGAGAACAAAAGGGGCCCTCGCCCCCAGGACCTCATCCGTCTCTACGACATCATCCTCCAG AGTCTGGCAGAGCTGTCCACCCTGCAGGGGCTGGAGGAAGATCACACGTTCCAGAAGGAGGTGGCCCTCAAGATGCTGGTCTACAAGGCCTACAG gtGTTTCTTCATAGCCCAGTCATACGTGCTGGTGAAGAAGTGGAGCGAGGCTCTGGTCCTGTATGAGCGGGTCCTGAAGTACGCCATGGAGGTCCAGTCCAAGGCTAAGAGCCTCAACAACAGCCTCAAG ggcgttgggccaacCCGAGTCACAACGGCTTCAATGCGCCTATGCATGACAGATTCTGCCAGTGTCTGGAACTCTGGAGGGATCTGA
- the srp68 gene encoding signal recognition particle subunit SRP68 isoform X1, with protein sequence MALDKQNEGKILPMDENKENTTEDGIGLEILQIIKDSQQQHGLRHGDYQRYRGYCSRRLRRLRKTLGFKCGNRHKFTGKKVTVEMLSDKRYSDNRYLLLVLMEAERAWSYAMQLKQEANTEPRKRFHLLSRLRKAAKHGERLEKLCESPRVDAKTKLEAQAYTSYLSGMVRFELQEWKAAMEAFNKCKTIYEKLASAFTEELAVLYHQRVEEISPNIRYCAYNIGDQNAMNELMQMRLSAGGGGGMMAEKLEALITQTRAKQAATMSEVEWRGRTVPVKIDKARIFLLGLGDNEAAIAQAANEETKERLYETLLAECRDTIQAVREELKTEAKQRERSDEASGKVSNLQFLHSYLTYIKLWTVVKRNESMAHMLQAKLKEPQTDENKRGPRPQDLIRLYDIILQSLAELSTLQGLEEDHTFQKEVALKMLVYKAYRCFFIAQSYVLVKKWSEALVLYERVLKYAMEVQSKAKSLNNSLKDLPDVQELITEVNAEKYSLQAAAILDTEDAPEAPCQQKVKDSTPLCERLDTFHLDPTLVGKQPNLVQFPPDFQPIPCKPLFFDLALNHVAFPPLDDKVEQKGKGGLTGYIKGIFGFGS encoded by the exons ATGGCCTTAGACAAGCAAAATGAAGGAAAAATATTGCCTATGGATGAGAATAAAGAAAATACAACGGAAGATGGAATAGGACTGGAGA TTCTTCAGATCATCAAGGATTCCCAGCAACAACATGGCTTGCGACACGGGGATTATCAAAGATACAG GGGATACTGCTCCCGGCGCTTGCGTCGTTTGCGCAAGACCCTGGGCTTCAAGTGCGGCAACAGGCACAAGTTCACTGGGAAAAAAGTGACTGTCGAGATGCTCTCTGACAAGCGGTACTCTGACAACAG ATATCTACTGTTGGTACTGATGGAGGCTGAGCGGGCGTGGAGCTACGCCATGCAGCTGAAGCAGGAGGCCAACACAGAGCCCCGCAAGCGCTTCCACCTGCTGTCCCGCCTGCGGAAGGCCGCCAAACATGGCGAGAGGCTGGAGAAGCTGTGTGAGAGCCCTCGTGTGGATGCCAAGACCAAACTGGAAGCACAG GCCTACACCTCCTACCTGAGTGGCATGGTGCGCTTTGAGCTGCAGGAGTGGAAGGCTGCCATGGAGGCCTTCAACAAGTGCAA GACCATCTATGAGAAGCTGGCCAGTGCCTTTACTGAGGAGCTGGCAGTGCTGTATCACCAGCGTGTGGAGGAGATCTCACCCAACATCCGCTACTGTGCTTACAACATAG GTGACCAGAACGCCATGAATGAGCTGATGCAGATGAGGCTGagtgcaggaggaggaggaggcatgatgGCTGAGAAACTAGAG GCCCTGATCACACAGACGAGAGCCAAGCAGGCAGCCACCATGAGCGAGGTGGAGTGGCGAGGCCGAACGGTGCCCGTCAAGATCGACAAGGCCCGCATCTTCCTGCTGGGCCTGGGAGACAACGAGGCTGCCATCGCCCAG GCAGCCAATGAGGAGACCAAGGAACGTCTGTATGAGACCCTACTAGCCGAGTGCAGAGACACCATCCAGGCTGTGAGAGAGGAGCTGAAAACTGAAGCG AAGCAGCGAGAGAGATCTGATGAAGCCAGTGGGAAGGTGTCCAACCTGCAGTTCCTGCACAG CTACCTGACCTACATCAAGCTGTGGACGGTGGTGAAGAGGAACGAGAGCATGGCCCACATGCTGCAGGCCAAGCTGAAGGAGCCGCAGACAGACGAGAACAAAAGGGGCCCTCGCCCCCAGGACCTCATCCGTCTCTACGACATCATCCTCCAG AGTCTGGCAGAGCTGTCCACCCTGCAGGGGCTGGAGGAAGATCACACGTTCCAGAAGGAGGTGGCCCTCAAGATGCTGGTCTACAAGGCCTACAG gtGTTTCTTCATAGCCCAGTCATACGTGCTGGTGAAGAAGTGGAGCGAGGCTCTGGTCCTGTATGAGCGGGTCCTGAAGTACGCCATGGAGGTCCAGTCCAAGGCTAAGAGCCTCAACAACAGCCTCAAG GATCTGCCTGATGTGCAGGAGCTGATCACAGAGGTCAACGCTGAGAAATACTCGCTTCAGGCGGCAGCCATCTTAG ACACGGAGGATGCTCCTGAAGCACCCTGTCAGCAGAAGGTGAAAGACAGCACG CCTCTGTGCGAGCGCCTGGATACCTTCCACCTGGACCCCACCCTGGTGGGGAAGCAGCCCAACCTGGTCCAGTTTCCCCCTGACTTCCAGCCCATCCCCTGTAAGCCCCTCTTCTTTGACCTGGCACTCAACCACGTGGCCTTCCCACCCCTCGACGACAAGGTGGAGCAGAAGGGCAAGGGCGGCCTGACCGGCTACATCAAGGGCATCTTCGGCTTCGGCAGCTAA